One part of the Anaeromyxobacter sp. Fw109-5 genome encodes these proteins:
- a CDS encoding hydrolase, with product MGRKVKLDRATAAVLVVDVQDRLTPAMPEETLARLVKYARAMIGAAKELGLPVLATEQYPKGLGRTLPELRELLPSPPLEKTRFSCGADPGFAAALESTGRRQVIIVGMETHVCVFQTTRDLVAMGYEVHVCADAVSSRTEEHRRVGLELCREVGAIVTTAETAIFDLLHEAATPEFRKVAPLVK from the coding sequence ATGGGACGCAAGGTGAAGCTGGACCGGGCCACGGCCGCGGTGCTCGTGGTGGACGTGCAGGACAGGCTCACCCCGGCGATGCCGGAGGAGACGCTCGCCCGGCTCGTGAAGTACGCGCGCGCCATGATCGGCGCGGCGAAGGAGCTGGGGCTGCCGGTGCTCGCCACCGAGCAGTACCCCAAGGGCCTCGGGCGGACCCTCCCCGAGCTGCGCGAGCTCTTGCCCTCCCCGCCCCTCGAGAAGACCCGCTTCTCCTGCGGCGCCGACCCCGGCTTCGCCGCCGCGCTGGAGAGCACCGGGCGGCGGCAGGTCATCATCGTCGGGATGGAGACGCACGTCTGCGTGTTCCAGACCACCCGCGATCTCGTGGCGATGGGCTACGAGGTCCACGTCTGCGCGGACGCCGTGTCGAGCCGGACCGAGGAGCACCGCCGCGTCGGCCTCGAGCTCTGCCGGGAGGTGGGCGCCATCGTGACCACCGCGGAGACCGCGATCTTCGACCTCCTTCACGAGGCCGCGACGCCGGAGTTCCGGAAGGTGGCGCCGCTCGTGAAGTGA
- a CDS encoding thiamine pyrophosphate-binding protein gives METLTGGRLVARMLRKEGVTTAFTLSGLHVAPIYAGCVDEGIRLVDTRHEQAAAHAADAWARLTRGVGVAIVTAGPGVTDAVTGVANAWAANVPLVLLGGAAPSFNQGRGSLQEMPQVQLFAGITKWSDRIPSPELVPSFLAKAFRVARAGRPGPVFLEIPWDVLSNGADEALAEAQASYRTDARMPGDPRKIEEALALLARAERPVLLGGSSVWWDGGVDALARLADRTGIPVYLNGMGRGCLPPDHPSALQLSRKEALAQADVVVVVGTPLDFRVGYGTEPTFAPGARVVQVDVDGAEIGRNRPIDVGIVGDARSVLEQLEAGARLAPAAEAWRAFLRQQETSRAEKQRGYEESDQRPIHHFRLAKALDTVASRAGDVTFVGDGGNVVAVAAKVLKVKKPGRWLDPGPLGCLGVGAPFAIAAKLLAPERPVCVIQGDGAFGLNGFDFETAVRFGLPMVVVVGNDAAWGQILVPQRGLYGDDHAVATKLAPTRYDRVVEAFGGEGEHVEDPADLVPALERAFASGTVYCVDVAIDPEAAAASGAAGYAI, from the coding sequence ATGGAGACGCTCACCGGCGGCCGGCTCGTGGCGCGCATGCTGCGCAAGGAGGGCGTCACCACCGCGTTCACGCTCTCCGGCCTGCACGTCGCGCCGATCTACGCCGGCTGCGTGGACGAGGGCATTCGGCTCGTGGATACCCGCCACGAACAGGCCGCCGCGCACGCGGCCGACGCGTGGGCCCGGCTCACCCGCGGCGTGGGCGTGGCCATCGTCACCGCCGGCCCGGGCGTCACCGACGCCGTGACCGGCGTGGCGAACGCCTGGGCGGCGAACGTGCCGCTCGTGCTCCTCGGCGGCGCCGCGCCCTCGTTCAACCAGGGGCGCGGCTCGTTGCAGGAGATGCCGCAGGTCCAGCTCTTCGCGGGCATCACCAAGTGGTCGGACCGCATCCCCTCCCCCGAGCTCGTGCCGAGCTTCCTCGCGAAGGCCTTCCGCGTCGCGCGGGCGGGCCGGCCGGGCCCGGTCTTCCTCGAGATCCCCTGGGACGTCCTCTCGAACGGCGCCGACGAGGCGCTCGCCGAGGCGCAGGCTTCCTACCGCACCGACGCGCGGATGCCCGGCGACCCGCGCAAGATCGAGGAGGCGCTCGCGCTCCTCGCTCGCGCGGAGCGGCCGGTGCTGCTCGGCGGCTCCTCGGTCTGGTGGGACGGCGGCGTGGACGCGCTCGCGCGGCTCGCCGACCGCACCGGCATCCCGGTCTACCTGAACGGGATGGGCCGCGGCTGCCTCCCGCCGGATCACCCCTCCGCGCTCCAGCTCTCGCGCAAGGAGGCGCTCGCGCAGGCGGACGTGGTCGTCGTCGTCGGCACGCCGCTCGACTTCCGCGTGGGCTACGGCACCGAGCCCACCTTCGCCCCCGGCGCGCGCGTCGTGCAGGTGGACGTGGACGGCGCCGAGATCGGGCGGAACCGGCCCATCGACGTGGGCATCGTCGGGGACGCCCGGAGCGTGCTCGAGCAGCTCGAGGCGGGCGCGAGGCTCGCGCCCGCCGCCGAGGCGTGGCGCGCGTTCCTCCGGCAGCAGGAGACGTCGCGCGCCGAGAAGCAGCGGGGGTACGAGGAGAGCGACCAGCGGCCCATCCACCACTTCCGGCTCGCGAAGGCGCTCGACACCGTCGCGTCGCGCGCGGGCGACGTCACGTTCGTCGGCGACGGCGGCAACGTGGTCGCGGTGGCGGCGAAGGTCCTGAAGGTGAAGAAGCCCGGGCGCTGGCTCGACCCCGGTCCGCTCGGCTGCCTCGGGGTCGGCGCGCCGTTCGCGATCGCGGCGAAGCTGCTCGCGCCGGAGCGCCCGGTGTGCGTGATCCAGGGCGACGGGGCGTTCGGCCTGAACGGCTTCGACTTCGAGACCGCGGTGCGCTTCGGGCTGCCGATGGTGGTGGTGGTCGGCAACGACGCCGCCTGGGGACAGATCCTGGTCCCGCAGCGCGGCCTGTACGGCGACGACCACGCCGTGGCGACGAAGCTCGCGCCCACCCGCTACGATCGCGTGGTGGAGGCGTTCGGCGGCGAGGGGGAGCACGTGGAGGATCCGGCCGACCTCGTGCCCGCCCTCGAGCGCGCGTTCGCGTCCGGGACGGTCTACTGCGTGGACGTGGCGATCGACCCCGAGGCGGCGGCGGCGAGCGGGGCGGCGGGGTACGCGATCTAG
- a CDS encoding YfhL family 4Fe-4S dicluster ferredoxin, translating into MATKITDECINCGACEPECPNSAITQGEDIYVIDPNLCTECVGFHGEEACQAVCPVDCCIPDEEKGETEEVLYARLATIHPDKQFPPLAELTAELSRFRK; encoded by the coding sequence ATGGCGACCAAGATCACGGACGAGTGCATCAACTGCGGCGCGTGCGAGCCCGAGTGCCCGAACAGCGCGATCACCCAGGGCGAGGACATCTACGTCATCGACCCGAACCTCTGCACCGAGTGCGTCGGCTTCCACGGCGAGGAGGCGTGCCAGGCGGTGTGCCCGGTGGACTGCTGCATCCCGGACGAGGAGAAGGGCGAGACCGAGGAGGTGCTCTACGCGCGCCTCGCGACCATCCACCCGGACAAGCAGTTCCCGCCGCTCGCCGAGCTCACCGCGGAGCTGTCGCGCTTCCGCAAGTAG
- a CDS encoding YfhL family 4Fe-4S dicluster ferredoxin, which produces MALKITEECINCGACEPECPNTAITQADDLYVIEAAKCTECKGQNDTPACAAVCPVDCCVAA; this is translated from the coding sequence ATGGCCCTGAAGATCACGGAAGAGTGCATCAACTGCGGCGCGTGCGAGCCCGAGTGCCCGAACACCGCCATCACGCAGGCCGATGACCTGTACGTCATCGAGGCTGCGAAGTGCACCGAGTGCAAGGGCCAGAACGACACGCCGGCGTGCGCCGCGGTCTGCCCGGTCGACTGCTGCGTCGCCGCGTAA
- the tyrS gene encoding tyrosine--tRNA ligase, protein MDSTAKLRSATPEEQFQEVTRAAVDLHVEKDLRARLQKAYDTGVPLRVKAGFDPTAPDLHLGHTVLLSRMRRFQQFGHTVIFLIGDFTGLIGDPTGRNSTRPPLTPEQIAQNAETYKKQVFKILDPAATEVRYNSEWLGAMGFADVIRLASRYTVARMLERDDFKKRYTGNVPISVHEFLYPLAQAYDSVALKADVELGSSDQLFNLLVGRAIMPDYQLTPQIVLTGPILEGLDAKLDPESRRIVGNKMSKSLGNYVGVAEAPEEQFGKLMSVSDDLMWRYYELLSDRTSAEIAALRAGHPKDAKIALAKEIVTRFHGADAATRAEEHFAQVHARREVPDEVEERAVALDGQAALPLARLLADAKVVASGSEARRLIAQGGVSVNGERVSDEKATLGAGEWLVKVGKRRFVRLKLA, encoded by the coding sequence ATGGACTCGACCGCGAAGCTGAGGAGCGCGACCCCGGAGGAGCAGTTCCAGGAGGTCACCCGCGCCGCGGTGGACCTGCACGTCGAGAAGGATCTCCGCGCGCGGCTGCAGAAGGCCTACGACACGGGCGTGCCGCTGCGCGTGAAGGCGGGCTTCGATCCGACCGCCCCGGACCTGCACCTCGGCCACACGGTGCTCCTCTCCCGGATGCGCCGCTTCCAGCAGTTCGGGCACACCGTCATCTTCCTCATCGGCGACTTCACGGGGCTCATCGGCGATCCCACCGGCCGCAACTCCACGCGGCCGCCGCTCACGCCCGAGCAGATCGCGCAGAACGCGGAGACCTACAAGAAGCAGGTGTTCAAGATCCTCGACCCGGCCGCGACGGAGGTCCGCTACAACTCCGAGTGGCTCGGCGCGATGGGCTTCGCCGACGTCATCCGGCTCGCCTCGCGCTACACCGTCGCGCGCATGCTCGAGCGCGACGACTTCAAGAAGCGCTACACCGGCAACGTCCCCATCAGCGTCCACGAGTTCCTCTACCCGCTCGCGCAGGCGTACGACTCGGTGGCGCTGAAGGCCGACGTGGAGCTCGGCTCCTCCGACCAGCTCTTCAACCTGCTCGTCGGCCGCGCCATCATGCCGGACTACCAGCTCACCCCGCAGATCGTGCTCACCGGCCCCATCCTCGAGGGGCTGGACGCCAAGCTCGATCCGGAGTCCCGGCGGATCGTCGGCAACAAGATGTCGAAGTCGCTCGGCAACTACGTGGGGGTCGCCGAGGCGCCGGAGGAGCAGTTCGGAAAGCTCATGAGCGTCAGCGACGACCTCATGTGGCGCTACTACGAGCTCCTCTCCGACCGCACCAGCGCGGAGATCGCGGCGCTGCGCGCCGGCCACCCGAAGGACGCGAAGATCGCGCTGGCCAAGGAGATCGTCACCCGCTTCCACGGCGCCGACGCGGCCACGCGCGCGGAGGAGCACTTCGCCCAGGTGCACGCCCGCCGCGAGGTGCCCGACGAGGTGGAGGAGCGCGCCGTCGCGCTCGACGGCCAGGCCGCCCTGCCTCTCGCGCGGCTCCTCGCCGACGCCAAGGTGGTCGCCTCGGGCAGCGAGGCGCGCCGGCTCATCGCCCAGGGCGGCGTCTCGGTGAACGGCGAGCGCGTCTCGGACGAGAAGGCGACGCTGGGCGCGGGCGAGTGGCTCGTGAAGGTGGGCAAGCGCCGCTTCGTGCGGCTCAAGCTGGCCTAG
- a CDS encoding TIGR00282 family metallophosphoesterase, with amino-acid sequence MKVLFLGDVFGKPGRQAVQRLVPRLIAREGLDLVIANAENSASGIGVTPDTADELLAAEVDLLTSGNHIWSKREIVPYLERPGSRLLRPANYPPGTPGRGRAVATTPDGRRLGVVNLEGRVFMRSLEDPFRAAEAEIAALRAEGVKAILVDMHCEATSEKNAMGHFLDGRVSAVLGTHTHVQTADARVLAGGTAFMTDVGMCGPWDSVIGVKKELVVERFLTARPVPFEPAKRDVWLQGAVVEIDDETGRARAIARVQERLEES; translated from the coding sequence TTGAAGGTCCTGTTCCTCGGAGACGTGTTCGGAAAGCCCGGCCGGCAGGCGGTGCAGCGGCTCGTCCCGCGGCTCATCGCGCGCGAAGGGCTCGATCTCGTGATCGCCAACGCCGAGAACTCGGCGTCGGGGATCGGCGTGACGCCCGACACCGCCGACGAGCTCCTCGCGGCGGAGGTCGACCTCCTCACCAGCGGCAACCACATCTGGTCGAAGCGCGAGATCGTCCCCTACCTCGAGCGTCCGGGCAGCCGCCTGCTCCGCCCGGCCAACTACCCCCCGGGCACGCCGGGGCGGGGCCGCGCGGTCGCCACGACCCCGGACGGGCGCCGCCTCGGCGTCGTGAACCTCGAGGGACGGGTGTTCATGCGCTCGCTGGAGGACCCGTTCCGCGCGGCGGAGGCGGAGATCGCCGCGCTCCGCGCCGAGGGCGTGAAGGCCATCCTCGTCGACATGCACTGCGAGGCGACGAGCGAGAAGAACGCCATGGGCCACTTCCTCGACGGGCGGGTCTCGGCGGTGCTCGGGACGCACACCCACGTGCAGACCGCCGACGCGCGCGTCCTCGCCGGCGGCACCGCCTTCATGACGGACGTCGGCATGTGCGGCCCCTGGGACTCCGTCATCGGCGTGAAGAAGGAGCTCGTCGTCGAGCGCTTCCTCACCGCGCGGCCGGTGCCGTTCGAGCCGGCGAAGCGCGACGTGTGGCTGCAGGGCGCCGTCGTGGAGATCGACGACGAGACCGGCCGCGCGCGGGCGATCGCGCGCGTGCAGGAGAGGCTGGAGGAGAGCTAG
- a CDS encoding 5-formyltetrahydrofolate cyclo-ligase, which produces MPGEAILSATGLTPVEEKRALRAAVLAARSALPAADRLERSHAIAQRLEEVPCFRDARTLALYAALGAEVDASGIAAGAASRGVLLVYPRIVPGDRRLAFARCAPEALVRGPMGALEPPAEAPPVPRDAVDCVLMPGVAFSPDGHRLGRGGGYYDATLEAMPRAARVGLAFDLQLVPALPAEGHDARLDALVTEARVLLFRRESR; this is translated from the coding sequence TTGCCCGGGGAGGCGATCCTGAGCGCGACGGGCCTCACGCCGGTCGAGGAGAAGCGCGCCCTCCGCGCCGCCGTGCTCGCCGCCCGCAGCGCCCTTCCCGCCGCCGACCGTCTCGAGCGATCGCACGCCATCGCGCAGCGACTCGAGGAGGTCCCCTGCTTCCGCGACGCACGCACGCTCGCGCTCTACGCCGCGCTCGGCGCGGAGGTCGACGCGAGCGGGATCGCCGCCGGCGCCGCCTCGCGCGGCGTCCTGCTCGTCTACCCTCGCATCGTCCCCGGCGACCGCCGGCTCGCCTTCGCGCGCTGTGCGCCCGAGGCCCTGGTGCGCGGCCCGATGGGCGCGCTCGAGCCGCCCGCCGAGGCTCCGCCCGTTCCGCGCGACGCGGTCGACTGCGTGCTCATGCCGGGCGTCGCGTTCTCTCCCGACGGCCATCGGCTCGGGCGCGGCGGCGGCTACTACGACGCCACCCTCGAGGCGATGCCGCGCGCGGCGCGCGTCGGCCTCGCCTTCGATCTCCAGCTCGTGCCGGCGCTGCCCGCGGAGGGGCACGACGCGCGCCTCGACGCGCTCGTGACGGAGGCGAGGGTGCTCCTGTTCCGCCGAGAATCCCGTTGA
- a CDS encoding serine/threonine-protein kinase — translation MSVPELAGYALEALVGRGGMAEVFRAVARHGPHAGRTAAVKRLLPELARDPEHVALLAEEAAVTRRLRHPAIVEVLETGVADGVPFLVMEYVDGRNLREVLARCAARRILLPVDFGCYVGHVVAGALAHAHEGRDEAGAPLGIVHCDVSPSNVFVSRLGAVKLGDFGVARAAGAAGRAPGAFGKVQYLAPELIRGEPPTPRTDVFALGAVLFELLTNTRAFPGRDVNEVGQRILAGRLRAPSEVRPELPFELDALVLRCLAPDPRDRWPSAADVAREVAGLYDPAVGTELAIAAVVRGLFGAE, via the coding sequence GTGAGCGTTCCCGAGCTGGCGGGCTACGCCCTCGAGGCGCTCGTCGGGCGCGGGGGCATGGCGGAGGTGTTTCGCGCGGTCGCCCGGCACGGCCCGCACGCCGGGAGGACCGCCGCGGTGAAGCGGCTCCTGCCCGAGCTGGCGCGCGACCCGGAGCACGTCGCGCTCCTCGCGGAGGAGGCGGCCGTCACGCGCCGGCTCCGGCATCCGGCGATCGTCGAGGTGCTCGAGACCGGCGTCGCCGACGGCGTTCCGTTCCTCGTGATGGAGTACGTGGACGGGCGGAACCTGCGCGAGGTGCTCGCTCGGTGCGCGGCGCGCCGCATCCTGCTCCCGGTGGACTTCGGCTGCTACGTCGGCCACGTCGTCGCCGGCGCGCTCGCACACGCGCACGAGGGGCGCGACGAGGCCGGGGCGCCGCTCGGCATCGTCCACTGCGACGTCTCCCCCTCGAACGTGTTCGTCTCCCGGCTCGGCGCCGTGAAGCTGGGCGACTTCGGCGTGGCGCGAGCGGCGGGTGCGGCGGGCCGGGCGCCCGGCGCGTTCGGGAAGGTCCAGTACCTCGCCCCGGAGCTCATCCGCGGTGAGCCGCCCACCCCGCGGACGGACGTCTTCGCGCTCGGCGCGGTGCTCTTCGAGCTGCTCACGAACACGCGCGCCTTCCCCGGCCGCGACGTGAACGAGGTCGGGCAGCGGATCCTGGCCGGCCGCCTGCGCGCGCCCTCGGAGGTCCGCCCGGAGCTGCCCTTCGAGCTCGACGCGCTGGTGCTGCGCTGCCTCGCCCCCGATCCGCGCGATCGCTGGCCCAGCGCGGCGGACGTCGCCCGCGAGGTCGCCGGCCTCTACGATCCCGCGGTGGGGACCGAGCTCGCCATCGCCGCCGTGGTGCGGGGGCTGTTCGGCGCGGAGTGA
- a CDS encoding cysteine desulfurase family protein, which yields MIYLDHNAITPMRPESIAAVRAALEVFGNPSSVHAAGRAARDLLDGARAQVASAIGAAAADVVFTSGATESAALALRGALAGAPAGRRRLVVTAVEHPCVLSLARALERGGTPLTVVPVDRRGLIEPQRFRAALGPDVALACAMRANNETGVLLPVPELAAAAREAGALFFCDAVQAAGKIPLDVRTLGADLVALTAQKFGGPRGAGVLWVTPGLPLAPLAGGEQERGRRPGTENLPGIAGLGAALMAACARREEESARVAELRDRLEAGLLARVPGARVNGAGAPRLPGTASVTFEGCDAEALLMAMDVDGLCASAGSACHSGSTKPSGVLLALGLTEAEARSTIRFSLGWTSTAEEVDLALRIVPPLVERVRRAIPA from the coding sequence GTGATCTACCTGGACCACAACGCCATCACGCCGATGCGGCCGGAGTCGATCGCGGCCGTGCGGGCCGCGCTCGAGGTGTTCGGGAACCCGAGCTCCGTCCACGCCGCCGGCCGGGCGGCGCGCGACCTCCTCGACGGCGCCCGCGCGCAGGTGGCCTCGGCGATCGGCGCCGCGGCGGCCGACGTCGTCTTCACGAGCGGGGCGACCGAGTCCGCCGCCCTCGCGCTGCGCGGCGCGCTCGCGGGGGCGCCCGCCGGACGGCGCCGGCTCGTGGTCACCGCGGTGGAGCATCCTTGCGTGCTCTCCCTCGCGCGCGCGCTCGAGCGGGGGGGGACGCCGCTCACGGTCGTGCCGGTCGATCGGCGCGGGCTGATCGAGCCGCAGCGCTTCCGCGCCGCGCTCGGGCCGGACGTCGCCCTCGCCTGCGCGATGCGGGCGAACAACGAGACCGGCGTCCTCCTGCCCGTCCCCGAGCTGGCGGCGGCGGCGCGCGAGGCCGGCGCCCTCTTCTTCTGCGACGCGGTGCAGGCAGCCGGCAAGATCCCGCTGGACGTCCGCACGCTCGGAGCGGACCTCGTCGCGCTCACCGCCCAGAAGTTCGGCGGCCCGCGCGGCGCGGGCGTGCTGTGGGTCACCCCGGGCCTCCCGCTCGCGCCGCTCGCGGGCGGCGAGCAGGAGCGCGGGCGCCGGCCGGGGACCGAGAACCTGCCCGGCATCGCCGGCCTCGGCGCGGCCCTGATGGCCGCGTGCGCGCGCCGGGAGGAGGAGTCGGCGCGCGTGGCGGAGCTCCGCGATCGGCTGGAGGCTGGGCTCCTCGCGCGCGTGCCGGGCGCCCGCGTCAACGGCGCGGGCGCGCCGCGCCTGCCCGGGACGGCCTCGGTGACGTTCGAGGGCTGCGACGCCGAGGCGCTGCTGATGGCGATGGACGTGGACGGCCTCTGCGCGAGCGCGGGCTCGGCCTGCCACTCCGGCTCGACGAAGCCCTCCGGCGTGCTCCTCGCCCTCGGCCTCACCGAGGCCGAGGCCCGGAGCACGATCCGCTTCTCCCTCGGCTGGACCTCCACCGCCGAGGAGGTGGACCTCGCGCTGCGGATCGTCCCTCCGCTCGTGGAGCGGGTGCGGCGCGCCATCCCGGCCTGA
- a CDS encoding bifunctional oligoribonuclease/PAP phosphatase NrnA, which yields MKAPNPMRHPNEEPARSRARPPVRSTRMSLYPRHVAGTKAKLDRLIEYARSHKRGLILTHDNPDPDSIAAGVALAYLLDKLAGVEAIVAYGGIVGRAENRALIRVLKLPVVPISRVVFDEYDLICMVDTQPEQGNHSLPARHFPDVVIDHHPERPDSHLAPIADVGGPLGATSTVLAEYFRASGLKMPPDLATALFYGIKADTRDLGRQTTDQDVEAYLWLFPMADKDALGDIEHPKLPEDYFRLYHVAIEKAHVYEDEVVICDLGEIYTPDMVAEIAERFMYLEGMRWSLAFAEYEDQLYFSVRTGDRRMNAGRLIREVIEAKGGSAGGHGTMAGARLPMKGLSVAARKRLRDEVVRSFLDAFGVNARKVRKLV from the coding sequence ATGAAGGCACCCAATCCCATGCGCCACCCGAACGAAGAGCCCGCGCGATCGCGCGCGCGGCCACCGGTCCGCTCCACGCGGATGTCGCTCTACCCGCGCCACGTCGCGGGCACGAAGGCGAAGCTCGATCGGCTGATCGAGTACGCCCGCTCCCACAAGCGGGGGCTCATCCTCACCCACGACAACCCGGATCCCGACTCCATCGCGGCGGGCGTCGCGCTCGCCTACCTCCTCGACAAGCTCGCGGGCGTCGAGGCCATCGTCGCCTACGGCGGCATCGTGGGCCGCGCCGAGAACCGGGCGCTGATCCGCGTGCTCAAGCTGCCGGTGGTCCCCATCTCGCGCGTGGTGTTCGACGAGTACGACCTCATCTGCATGGTCGACACCCAGCCGGAGCAGGGAAACCACTCGCTGCCCGCGCGCCACTTCCCGGACGTCGTCATCGATCACCACCCGGAGCGGCCCGACTCGCACCTCGCGCCCATCGCGGACGTCGGCGGTCCCCTGGGCGCCACGTCGACCGTGCTCGCGGAGTACTTCCGCGCGAGCGGCCTGAAGATGCCGCCCGATCTGGCGACCGCGCTCTTCTACGGGATCAAGGCGGACACGCGCGACCTCGGCCGGCAGACCACGGACCAGGACGTCGAGGCGTACCTCTGGCTCTTCCCGATGGCGGACAAGGACGCCCTCGGCGACATCGAGCACCCGAAGCTCCCCGAGGACTACTTCCGCCTCTACCACGTGGCGATCGAGAAGGCCCACGTGTACGAGGACGAGGTCGTGATCTGCGACCTCGGCGAGATCTACACGCCCGACATGGTCGCGGAGATCGCCGAGCGCTTCATGTACCTCGAGGGCATGCGCTGGTCGCTCGCCTTCGCCGAGTACGAGGACCAGCTCTACTTCTCGGTCCGCACCGGCGACCGGCGGATGAACGCCGGCAGGCTCATCCGCGAGGTGATCGAGGCGAAGGGCGGCTCGGCCGGCGGGCATGGGACCATGGCGGGGGCCCGGCTGCCGATGAAGGGCCTCTCCGTCGCCGCCCGCAAGCGGCTGCGCGACGAGGTCGTGCGCAGCTTCCTCGACGCGTTCGGCGTCAACGCGCGCAAGGTCCGGAAGCTCGTTTGA
- a CDS encoding deoxyribonuclease IV — protein MLLGAHEGIAGGVSTAFTRAEADGADCLQIFTRNARGWAAKPLEAEEIARFKGEAKRTKLPTAAHSSYLINCCSEDADIRRKSWAGLADELGRCEALGIPSLIFHPGSHCDEAEGIRLVAEAMERALDAVPGKARLLVETTAGQGSSLGWRFEHVAAIRDAVPAAKRRRVGVCVDTCHVFAAGYDITHEAGYHRTIEELDRVVGLANVRAFHLNDSKKPLGCRVDRHEHIGEGAMGITPFRFLVNDARFAELPGFVETESRWKENIEVLRGLVRRR, from the coding sequence ATGCTCCTGGGAGCCCATGAAGGCATCGCCGGCGGAGTCTCGACCGCCTTCACCCGCGCCGAGGCGGACGGGGCGGACTGCCTACAGATCTTCACCCGCAACGCGCGGGGGTGGGCGGCGAAGCCTCTCGAGGCCGAGGAGATCGCCCGCTTCAAGGGCGAGGCGAAGCGGACGAAGCTGCCCACCGCGGCCCACTCCTCCTACCTCATCAACTGCTGCTCCGAGGACGCCGACATCCGTCGCAAGAGCTGGGCCGGCCTCGCCGACGAGCTCGGCCGCTGCGAGGCGCTCGGCATCCCGTCCCTGATCTTCCACCCGGGCAGCCACTGCGACGAGGCCGAGGGGATCCGGCTCGTCGCCGAGGCGATGGAGCGGGCGCTGGACGCGGTGCCCGGGAAGGCGCGGCTCCTCGTCGAGACCACCGCCGGCCAGGGGAGCAGCCTCGGCTGGCGCTTCGAGCACGTCGCGGCCATCCGCGACGCCGTCCCGGCCGCCAAGCGCCGGCGCGTCGGCGTCTGCGTCGACACCTGCCACGTGTTCGCGGCCGGCTACGACATCACCCACGAGGCGGGCTATCACCGCACGATCGAGGAGCTCGACCGGGTGGTCGGCCTCGCGAACGTCCGCGCGTTCCACCTCAACGACTCGAAGAAGCCGCTCGGGTGCCGGGTCGACCGGCACGAGCACATCGGAGAGGGCGCGATGGGGATCACCCCGTTTCGCTTCCTCGTGAACGACGCCCGGTTCGCGGAGCTGCCCGGGTTCGTGGAGACCGAATCGCGCTGGAAGGAGAACATCGAGGTGCTCCGCGGCCTCGTGCGACGCCGATGA
- a CDS encoding Fic family protein, with protein MRTRYVDIDDRMEDLADRMRAAPDLAADFLQKYELSWLYHENALEGVVYTPQELATALANQPLADATFVSALTALRNHKTALDLAREEAKAKRPKLTVALVKRLNETLCGGPEKTPPDFRKDMPLHRAYFHEIAQPAKIPALLEKVLEATESPEFRHLHPVQQIARLQHGFMQVFPYTDQSGRIARLLANLLLVHAGYPLLLIVHSTDRQRYYESLRLTESSLRDLSIEALDNALTQAEKHFAGASMRTRKAAR; from the coding sequence ATGCGGACCCGATACGTCGACATCGACGATCGCATGGAGGACCTCGCCGACCGGATGCGCGCCGCTCCGGACTTGGCGGCGGACTTCCTCCAGAAGTACGAGCTGTCGTGGCTGTACCACGAGAACGCGCTCGAGGGCGTCGTCTACACGCCCCAGGAGCTCGCCACGGCGCTCGCGAACCAGCCGCTCGCCGACGCGACGTTCGTCTCCGCCCTCACCGCGCTGCGGAACCACAAGACGGCGCTCGACCTCGCCCGCGAGGAGGCGAAGGCGAAGAGGCCCAAGCTCACCGTGGCGCTGGTGAAGCGGCTCAACGAGACGCTCTGCGGCGGGCCCGAGAAGACACCGCCCGACTTCCGCAAGGACATGCCCCTTCACCGGGCGTACTTCCATGAGATCGCGCAGCCCGCCAAGATCCCCGCGCTGCTCGAGAAGGTGCTCGAGGCGACGGAGTCCCCGGAGTTCCGCCACCTCCACCCCGTCCAGCAGATCGCGCGCCTGCAGCACGGGTTCATGCAGGTGTTCCCGTACACCGATCAGTCCGGCCGCATCGCCCGCCTGCTCGCGAACCTGCTCCTCGTGCACGCCGGCTACCCGCTCCTGCTCATCGTCCACTCGACGGATCGGCAGCGCTACTACGAGTCGCTCCGGCTCACCGAGTCCTCGCTGCGGGACCTGTCGATCGAGGCGCTCGACAACGCACTCACCCAGGCGGAGAAGCACTTCGCTGGCGCGAGCATGAGGACCCGCAAGGCCGCTCGCTGA